Proteins from one Telopea speciosissima isolate NSW1024214 ecotype Mountain lineage chromosome 1, Tspe_v1, whole genome shotgun sequence genomic window:
- the LOC122648588 gene encoding cyanidin 3-O-galactoside 2''-O-xylosyltransferase FGGT1-like, protein MSEIPFAMSPLIVVAMSLMQDQVEAALNSIRPNLIIFDVAHWIPPLARRLGITSIQHSSVGPSSVAHNLVPARNLSKGQHYTELMRPLPGFPSSSIQLQVFEARSIMEFWTRDFIGGMTFHDILLASLRDCDAISMRTCREVGGPYCDYVEIQHGKPVLLSGPSLPDPPTTKLEERWVKWLGGFERGSVVYCALGSVCHLKKEELHELVLGLESTGLPFLAALKPPSGCATMEEVLPQGFQERVKGRGVVHGGWVQQTLILEHPSVGCFITHCGGSSTWESLMNDCQVVVLPQMDDQFFNARLLTEDLKVAVEVKRRDEDGWFTKEDVCMAVKKVMDDNSKVGNELRANHTRWKQVLLRPDLESSYLDGFLQKLFEITKIPPPCHA, encoded by the coding sequence CAAGACCAGGTTGAAGCTGCTCTTAATTCAATCCGTCCCAACTTAATCATCTTCGACGTCGCTCACTGGATCCCACCCTTGGCCCGTCGCTTAGGGATCACCTCCATCCAGCACTCCAGCGTCGGACCTTCCTCCGTGGCTCACAACTTGGTCCCTGCACGCAATCTAAGCAAGGGTCAACACTACACCGAACTCATGCGTCCCTTGCCCGGCTTCCCTTCTTCATCTATTCAACTACAAGTATTTGAAGCTCGCTCTATAATGGAATTCTGGACTCGGGACTTCATCGGTGGGATGACATTCCACGACATTCTCTTGGCCTCCCTGAGGGATTGTGATGCAATCTCCATGAGGACTTGTAGGGAGGTTGGAGGTCCCTACTGCGACTACGTTGAGATCCAACATGGGAAGCCGGTCTTGCTGTCTGGACCCTCGCTGCCTGATCCACCCACCACCAAACTAGAGGAGCGGTGGGTAAAGTGGCTTGGAGGGTTCGAGAGGGGATCCGTGGTGTATTGCGCACTGGGGAGCGTGTGTCATCTCAAGAAGGAGGAATTACATGAGCTGGTGCTGGGTCTTGAATCCACTGGGTTGCCTTTCTTAGCTGCACTGAAACCTCCGTCTGGGTGTGCCACTATGGAAGAAGTATTGCCCCAAGGTTTCCAAGAAAGGGTGAAAGGAAGAGGGGTGGTTCATGGGGGTTGGGTGCAACAGACCCTAATATTGGAGCACCCATCGGTGGGGTGTTTCATAACACACTGTGGGGGATCTTCTACCTGGGAATCCTTAATGAATGATTGTCAAGTGGTGGTGTTACCACAAATGGACGACCAGTTTTTTAATGCCAGGTTGTTGACTGAAGATCTGAAGGTGGCCGTGGAGGTGAAGAGAAGGGACGAGGATGGATGGTTCACAAAGGAGGACGTGTGCATGGCGGTGAAAAAGGTAATGGACGACAACAGCAAGGTTGGTAATGAATTGAGAGCCAATCACACCCGTTGGAAGCAGGTGTTGTTAAGGCCAGACCTCGAGTCTTCCTATCTCGACGGTTTCTTGCAGAAGCTATTCGAAATTACCAAAATCCCACCACCATGCCATGCTTAA
- the LOC122648599 gene encoding probable 1-deoxy-D-xylulose-5-phosphate synthase 2, chloroplastic — MAMLKDSVFVVVVVVVVIFDFDNKFKVKLASAPTMVTSSYYYYYYYYILLGGRSVCGREMDQLNDLNHLEEPGCLEQKQKQATQLLDTINFPVHLKNLSIRDLEQLAAEFRAETVYNVSKTGGHLSASLGVVELTVALHHVFDTPDDKIIWDVGHQAHVHKTLTGRRSRMHTIRQTLGLAGFPKRDESIYDAFGAGHSSTSVSAGLGMAVARDLLWKNNHVISVIGDGAMTAGQRSGVKFDPESGKQFKSKPRYTFLHSLLNL; from the exons ATGGCTATGCTTAAGGATTCTGTCtttgtagtagtagtagtagttgtcGTCATCTTCGATTTCGATAACAAGTTCAAAGTGAAGCTAGCTAGTGCACCAACAATGGTGACCTCctcctactactactactactactactacataTTATTGGGTGGGAGGAGTGTTTGTGGAAGGGAAATGGATCAGCTTAAC GATCTGAATCACCTGGAAGAACCTGGATGCTtagaacagaaacagaaacaggCAACACAATTACTTGATACAATCAATTTCCCTGTTCATTTGAAGAATCTTTCAATACGG GATCTTGAACAGCTCGCTGCAGAGTTTAGAGCTGAAACAGTTTATAATGTTTCAAAGACGGGTGGGCATTTGAGTGCAAGTTTAGGAGTGGTGGAGTTGACTGTTGCACTTCACCATGTTTTTGACACTCCAGACGATAAAATCATTTGGGATGTTGGCCATCAG GCGCATGTGCATAAGACTTTGACGGGGAGAAGGTCAAGAATGCATACAATAAGGCAGACATTGGGGCTTGCAGGTTTTCCTAAAAGGGATGAGAGCATTTATGATGCTTTTGGTGCAGGGCATAGCTCCACAAGTGTCTCTGCTGGTCTTG GAATGGCGGTTGCCAGAGATCTTCTATGGAAGAATAACCATGTTATCTCTGTGATTGGAGATGGAGCCATGACCGCAGGGCAGCGTTCAGGGGTTAAATTTGACCCCGAATCTGGGAAGCAATTCAAGTCCAAGCCCCGCTACACTTTCCTACACTCACTACTTAATTTGTAG
- the LOC122648602 gene encoding cyanidin 3-O-galactoside 2''-O-xylosyltransferase FGGT1-like, which translates to MSLMQDQVEASLNSIRPNLIFFDVAHWIPPLARRLGINSIHHCIVGASSVAHNLVPERILTKGQHYTEVMRPLDGFPSSSIQLQVFEARSIMEFWTRDFIGGMTFHDILMVSLRDCDAISMRTCREVGGPYCDYLEIQHGKRVLLSGPSLPDPPTSKLEERWVKWLGGFERGSVVYCALGTGWALKKEELHELVLGLESTGLPFLAALKPPFGCATMEEALPQGFQERVEGRGVVHGDFVQQTLILEHPSVGCFITHCGGSSTWESLMNNCQVVVLPQMDDQFFNARLLTEDLKVAVEVKRRDEDGWFTKEDVCLAVKLVMDDNSKVGNELRGNHSRWKQVLLRPDLESSYLDSFVQKLLDITKTRHHA; encoded by the coding sequence ATGTCTCTCATGCAAGACCAGGTTGAAGCTTCTCTTAACTCAATCCGTCCCAACTTAATCTTCTTCGACGTCGCTCACTGGATCCCACCCTTGGCCCGCCGCTTGGGCATCAACTCCATCCACCACTGCATCGTCGGGGCTTCTTCAGTGGCTCACAACTTGGTCCCTGAACGCATTCTAACCAAGGGTCAACACTACACCGAAGTGATGCGTCCCTTGGATGGCTTCCCTTCCTCATCTATTCAACTACAAGTATTTGAAGCTCGCTCAATAATGGAATTCTGGACTAGAGACTTCATCGGTGGGATGACATTCCACGACATTCTCATGGTCTCCCTGAGGGATTGTGATGCCATTTCCATGAGGACTTGCAGGGAGGTTGGTGGTCCCTACTGCGACTACTTGGAGATCCAACATGGTAAGCGGGTCTTGCTATCCGGACCCTCTCTGCCAGATCCACCCACTTCCAAGCTAGAAGAGCGTTGGGTAAAGTGGCTTGGAGGGTTCGAGAGGGGATCCGTGGTGTATTGCGCATTGGGGACCGGGTGGGCTCTCAAGAAAGAGGAATTACATGAGCTGGTGCTGGGTCTTGAATCCACCGGGTTGCCTTTCTTAGCTGCACTGAAACCTCCGTTTGGGTGTGCGACCATGGAAGAAGCATTGCCCCAAGGATTCCAAGAAAGGGTGGAAGGAAGAGGGGTGGTTCATGGGGATTTTGTGCAGCAGACGCTAATATTGGAGCACCCATCGGTGGGGTGTTTCATAACACACTGTGGGGGATCTTCTACCTGGGAATCCTTAATGAATAATTGTCAAGTGGTGGTGTTACCTCAAATGGACGACCAGTTTTTTAATGCCAGGTTGTTGACTGAAGATCTGAAGGTGGCCGTGGAGGTGAAGAGAAGGGACGAGGATGGATGGTTCACCAAGGAGGACGTGTGCCTGGCGGTGAAACTGGTGATGGACGACAACAGCAAGGTTGGTAATGAATTGAGAGGCAACCACTCCCGGTGGAAGCAGGTGTTGTTAAGGCCAGATCTCGAGTCTTCTTATCTCGACAGTTTCGTCCAGAAGCTATTAGATATAACAAAAACCCGCCACCATGCTTAA
- the LOC122649119 gene encoding sulfate transporter 1.3-like, which translates to MAYLSEEGFEKKEEIARLPSSRIHPDNSPHVHKVGMAPRQKFFEEFTNMMKETFFSDDPLRDFKDQSRSRKIILGLQSVFPILQWGRDYNLTKFRGDLIAGLTIASLCIPQDIGYSKLANLAPQYGLYSSFVPPLIYAVMGSSRDIAIGPVAVVSLLLGTMLQDEIDPIKNAADYRRLAFTATFFAGITQAALGFLRLGFLIDFLSHAAIVGFMGGAAITIALQQLKGFLGIKDFTKKSDIVSVMYSVWGSVHHGWNWQTILIGASFLAFLLLAKYIGKTNKKFFWVPAIAPLISVVVSTFCVYITRADKKGVQIVKNIEKGINPSSVNKIYFTGKYMGIGIKIGVVAGFIALTEAIAIGRTFASMKDYQIDGNKEMVALGLMNVVGSMTSCYVATGSFSRSAVNYMAGCQTAVSNIVMSCVVLLTLELITPLFKYTPNAILASIIISAVIGLIDIEAALLIWKIDKFDFVACMGAFIGVVFFSVEIGLLIAVSISFAKILLQVTRPRTTILGNIPRTKVYRNVQQYPEATKVPGILIVRVDSAIYFSNSNYVRERTLRWLIDEEELLKANDLPRIHFLVIEMSPVTDIDTSGIHALEELFRSLQKRGVQLVIANPGPVVIDKLHASKFTELIGDNRIFLTVADAVMTCAPKMDEEA; encoded by the exons ATGGCATACCTCTCCGAGGAAGGGTTTGAAAAGAAGGAGGAGATTGCAAGACTGCCATCATCACGCATTCATCCAGATAACTCACCACATGTTCACAAGGTGGGTATGGCCCCAAGGCAGAAATTCTTTGAGGAATTCACAAATATGATGAAGGAAACGTTCTTCTCAGATGACCCTCTACGCGATTTCAAGGATCAATCTCGATCAAGAAAGATCATCCTCGGCCTCCAATCTGTTTTCCCAATTTTACAATGGGGGAGAGACTACAATTTGACTAAATTCAGAGGAGATCTCATTGCTGGACTCACCATTGCAAGCCTTTGTATTCCTCAG GACATTGGATATTCAAAGCTCGCAAATCTTGCTCCTCAATATGGGCTCT ACTCCAGCTTTGTTCCACCACTAATTTATGCCGTCATGGGGAGCTCAAGAGATATTGCCATTGGACCAGTTGCTGTGGTGTCTCTCTTGCTGGGAACTATGCTCCAGGATGAGATTGATCCCATTAAAAATGCGGCTGACTATCGTAGGCTGGCATTCACAGCTACTTTTTTTGCTGGAATCACTCAAGCAGCACTTGGGTTTCTCAG ATTGGGTTTCTTGATTGACTTCCTATCTCATGCTGCAATTGTTGGGTTTATGGGAGGGGCTGCCATTACAATTGCACTTCAACAGCTTAAAGGTTTTCTTGGCATAAAGGACTTCACCAAAAAAAGTGATATTGTTTCAGTTATGTACTCAGTATGGGGCTCAGTACATCATGGG TGGAACTGGCAGACAATACTCATAGGGGCATCCTTCTTGGCTTTCCTTCTGTTAGCCAAATACATT GGAAAGACGAATAAGAAATTTTTCTGGGTACCGGCAATTGCTCCATTGATCTCTGTCGTCGTATCCacattttgtgtgtatattacCCGTGCAGATAAGAAGGGTGTCCAAATT gtgaaaaatatagaaaaaggtATCAATCCATCATCGGtgaataaaatatatttcaccGGAAAGTACATGGGGATAGGTATTAAGATCGGTGTTGTGGCCGGATTTATAGCGTTGACG GAAGCTATAGCAATTGGGAGAACATTTGCATCCATGAAGGACTATCAAATCGATGGAAACAAAGAAATGGTGGCACTGGGACTGATGAATGTTGTTGGTTCAATGACTTCTTGCTATGTGGCTACAG GTTCTTTCTCTCGCTCGGCTGTGAACTACATGGCCGGCTGCCAAACTGCTGTCTCCAACATTGTGATGTCCTGTGTCGTTTTACTAACCTTAGAACTAATCACACCTCTCTTTAAGTATACCCCAAACGCCATTCTTGCTTCTATAATTATCTCTGCTGTGATTGGCCTCATTGACATTGAGGCAGCTTTGCTCATATGGAAGATCGATAAATTTGACTTTGTTGCTTGCATGGGAGCCTTCATTggtgtagtttttttttctgttgagaTTGGACTCTTAATTGCA GTCTCCATATCCTTTGCTAAAATACTCCTACAAGTGACAAGGCCACGGACCACAATACTTGGAAATATCCCCAGAACAAAAGTCTACAGGAATGTCCAACAATATCCAGAGGCAACCAAGGTTCCCGGAATACTGATTGTGAGAGTCGATTCAGCAATATATTTTTCCAACTCCAACTATGTTAGGGAGAG GACCTTGCGGTGGCTAATAGATGAGGAGGAACTATTGAAAGCAAATGATCTACCAAGAATCCATTTCTTGGTAATCGAGATGTCAC CTGTTACCGACATTGACACTAGTGGCATCCATGCCTTGGAAGAGTTGTTCAGGAGTCTCCAGAAGAGAGGTGTTCAA CTTGTCATAGCAAATCCAGGGCCGGTGGTGATAGACAAGCTTCACGCATCAAAATTTACAGAGTTGATCGGCGATAACCGTATCTTCCTCACAGTCGCAGACGCCGTCATGACATGCGCTCCAAAGATGGATGAAGAAGCTTGA
- the LOC122642543 gene encoding uncharacterized acetyltransferase At3g50280-like: MASTDPAIRHISRCSIKPEWVSEEESNQPFHLNPWELTFLNARYIQMGLLFRKPPSTNTINTIIDNLKDSLSRTLVHFFPLAGRLVTHKQDNPPSYSISIDCKNNQLRGGVDFVHAVADHVTMADILSPIHVPPIVRSFFLQREAINHDGHTLPLLAVQVTELVDGIFIACSFNHAVVDGSSLWHFLNSWAEICRFNQDQISRSPVLTRSWVLDGTHGPVINLPFSHQDEFIFRKSLSPAMTLLQDRFFHFSPQSIARLKAKANAECNTTSSTTISSFQAVSAFVWRCMTRVRCRHLPNHQKTSCRFSTNNRSRLNPPLSPDYFGSCVQAVIANTTVGELLSHGIGWGGWLLHEAVNGHTDSKVRESVEVWMKSPSINLIGNIFDPCGIIIGCSPRFDMYGCDFGWGKAEAIRSGIDNKRDGKVFSYPGRQGGGSVDFEVTLLPESMSALESDPEFMDAVSPSQ, translated from the coding sequence ATGGCGAGTACTGATCCGGCCATTCGACACATCTCAAGATGCTCAATAAAACCAGAGTGGGTTTCAGAAGAAGAATCAAATCAGCCTTTCCACTTGAACCCATGGGAACTCACCTTCCTCAACGCACGCTACATCCAGATGGGTCTTCTCTTTCGCAAACCTCCTTCCACAAATACTATTAATACCATCATTGACAACCTTAAGGATTCCCTTTCCCGCACCCTCGTCCATTTCTTCCCCCTTGCCGGTCGTCTCGTCACACATAAACAAGACAACCCACCTTCTTACTCAATTTCTATCGATTGTAAGAACAACCAGCTGAGAGGAGGAGTGGATTTTGTCCACGCTGTTGCAGATCATGTGACCATGGCAGATATCCTCTCCCCCATTCACGTACCCCCCATTGTTCGATCATTCTTTCTGCAACGAGAAGCTATCAACCATGATGGTCACACTTTGCCTTTGCTGGCCGTACAGGTGACAGAGTTAGTGGATGGAATCTTCATCGCATGCTCTTTCAACCATGCGGTCGTTGATGGCAGTTCTTTATGGCATTTCTTAAATTCATGGGCCGAGATATGCAGATTTAATCAAGATCAAATCTCACGGTCACCAGTACTCACACGAAGCTGGGTCCTTGATGGGACCCACGGCCCCGTTATCAATTTACCTTTCTCTCACCAGGATGAGTTCATTTTTAGAAAAAGCCTGTCACCTGCTATGACGCTGCTACAAGACAGATTCTTCCATTTCTCACCACAATCCATTGCGAGGCTCAAAGCTAAGGCCAACGCCGAGTGCAACACTACTAGCAGCACCACCATATCCTCCTTCCAGGCCGTATCTGCATTTGTCTGGCGGTGTATGACAAGGGTACGCTGCCGTCATCTACCCAACCACCAAAAAACGAGTTGCAGGTTTAGCACCAATAATAGATCAAGACTGAACCCACCATTATCTCCGGACTACTTTGGAAGCTGCGTTCAGGCTGTGATCGCAAACACGACTGTTGGAGAACTGCTCAGCCATGGGATTGGGTGGGGAGGATGGCTATTGCACGAAGCTGTGAATGGTCATACTGACAGTAAAGTGCGAGAGTCGGTGGAGGTGTGGATGAAGAGTCCTTCCATTAACCTGATTGGCAATATTTTCGATCCTTGCGGTATCATCATTGGGTGCTCACCCAGATTCGACATGTATGGATGCGACTTTGGATGGGGAAAGGCAGAAGCTATTCGAAGCGGGATTGACAACAAACGCGATGGGAAAGTATTTTCATACCCAGGGCGACAAGGAGGAGGAAGTGTGGACTTCGAAGTAACCCTTTTGCCAGAGTCTATGAGTGCCCTAGAATCCGACCCGGAGTTTATGGATGCGGTGTCACCTTCCCAGTAA